A region from the Drosophila takahashii strain IR98-3 E-12201 chromosome 2L, DtakHiC1v2, whole genome shotgun sequence genome encodes:
- the Sfp35C gene encoding uncharacterized protein Sfp35C, producing the protein MKLFVIAFLAFMLVGFGWGQNCKKKCGPCILPTCNYDGKCFFEGSSTCALENEKCRRKKLKLPKFIKSEAGFCEEGVKMC; encoded by the exons ATGAAGTTGTTTGTTATTGCTTTTCTGG CTTTTATGTTAGTTGGTTTTGGCTGGGGTCAGAATTGCAAAAAGAAGTGTGGGCCTTGCATTTTGCCGACCTGTAACTATGATGGCAAATGCTTTTTCGAGGGCTCCAGCACTTGTGCCCTGGAAAATGAAAAGTGCCGACggaaaaaacttaaacttcCCA aattcatAAAATCAGAAGCGGGCTTCTGCGAGGAAGGCGTTAAGATGTGTTAA